One window of the Desulfuromonadales bacterium genome contains the following:
- a CDS encoding YfaZ family outer membrane protein, which yields MKKLLFLFLLSCLLVAPAAATSLDLGLNDFSVQLQFAHPLHADDYGTVQAEGRLLYNDREETRVASAGLMFIGEPGNVPGLNLGIGGQLYGGRTDERQDLLALGVGGRLAYAPPVLGGVGVSGKLFYAPQILAGLDADRLLETGVRLSYAVTPMVRVYGEYQNLRSDFEDRGNWTIDEGVRIGFEASF from the coding sequence ATGAAAAAGTTGCTTTTTCTGTTCTTGCTTTCCTGCCTGCTCGTTGCCCCGGCCGCGGCGACATCCCTCGACCTGGGCCTCAACGACTTCAGTGTCCAGTTGCAATTCGCACATCCGCTGCACGCGGACGACTACGGCACGGTCCAGGCCGAAGGGCGGCTGCTCTATAATGACCGCGAGGAGACCAGGGTCGCCTCTGCCGGCCTGATGTTCATCGGTGAACCGGGAAACGTTCCGGGCCTCAATCTTGGCATCGGCGGACAGCTTTACGGCGGCCGCACCGACGAAAGACAAGATCTGCTGGCCCTGGGGGTCGGCGGCCGGCTGGCCTACGCGCCGCCAGTGCTGGGCGGGGTCGGAGTCAGCGGCAAACTCTTCTACGCGCCGCAGATTCTCGCCGGCCTCGATGCCGATCGGCTGCTGGAGACCGGGGTCCGGCTCAGCTACGCCGTCACGCCCATGGTCCGGGTCTATGGTGAATATCAGAACCTGCGCAGCGATTTCGAGGACCGGGGCAACTGGACCATCGACGAGGGGGTGCGGATCGGTTTCGAAGCCAGCTTCTGA